The DNA segment TTCTAAGTCTGAAGAATAATACCGGGTCCTAAAATACTAGCAAACCGGCACATAAAAGGTGCATTAGTGCTTCCGACGGAAAGTGCCACGCGCATCGAGAGGAATATTCCCAACATTCATTTTTATGCTGCGAATTTTCCGACTTTTAAACTTCGAACATCATCGACTTGATCAAGGAGGGAACGGGATTCAGTagaatcagtggcgtgacgtgaatgtTCGATTTATCggtatttctccatttgaaggtatggtagAAAATCGATTTGCGAAAACCttgtttttcaatcattttccactgattaaaatgacagatcaatcgatatatcgtaaactTCGAACATCATCGACTTGATCAAGGAGGGAACTGGAATCAGTAGAGTGcggacgtgaatgatcgatttatcggtatttctccatttgaagctatggtagaaAATCGATTTGCGAAAACCttgttttttaatcattttccaCTGGttaaaatgacagatcaatcgatatatcgtaaagtaCGTCACGCCACTGAGCAGAATGCTAGAACGCTTTGAGATTTGACTTGCATGTCGATGGCCAGTGTACGAAAGCACTTGCATCCGTTAGCAACCCCGCAgttttcctgtcatactttgctctttctttggaaaactgattctcgtaatttcttgaaaacctctcCTGaaacttttaacatttttttcattatttgtaaCATGTATTATATTTAAATGTTTGTTCTTCAGGTTATACCGAAAAGTTTTTTAGCCggaatctcaaaattcgattttcgaCCAAACCTGACAAATATAACTaaaaatcaactcaaaattGCACTCCCAATGATTGAGGCCTTCCtttacctttttattttttccctctgaagaaaaccggaaaaatcatAGTGAAAAACttacacacggaaaaaaaagagtttGGGGTTGTCGGATGATGtgagcatttccaattaattttagtATCACCCCAATAAATTGGGTTACTAGCTCAAATGGTGCAGTACTACCCCAACATGAGTTGCGGCACTACCAcagttaattggaaatgcccgtaTCGTCCAACCCATGGGGGTGGTACTCGgtggtaccacaattttaggggatagccCCCAAAACTTTTTCCCCGTGTAATAATCAAAGATAAAAGAATGCGAGTTAACGGGTTAGCGTCATTTCCTAAATATCTCACGGCTCTTTAGAACCACCCCGATCGCGCAACGCGGAAATTCTGGGGCGCGCTCGCCTCAGGGCTCCGTAAATCGAGGgttgtggggggaggggggtgcggTTAGGGATGCACGCACGCGAGCGTGGGGGCGGATGGAGTGAACGATCCCGTTGATTTGAGAATTGAGAGCGGGCCTGCCCAGCTGGAAAAAATGCGATCGCTGTCGAAGTTGGTACTAGTGGGTTTTATTATTTATGCCCCCTGCCCCCCACCCCCTACCCCCTTCACCGCCGCGGCGCATCATCCTTTTCTCCCCGAGCATCCTGCTTTGCCCGACAATTATCCGATATCATTTCTCGGTCTGAGACGGGTGGAACGAGGCTTGTTGCGCCCGCACGTATTGTCCTCGAGCAACGCCGTAAATAAACGAGGCGTAAATTTCCATTTAAGCTTTTAGcttaaaatcaataaataaacaaGCGGTTTCgacgcaaaaaattgaagtacgCGCCGATATTGAGGTCCGAATTCGATGGGAGTACAGCGATTTTGGAACTAAGCAGAAAAATGATAGATAACTCGATGGCAAAGATGGGTAGTTTCGGAGGTGGCAAGATAGCATACTCAGTCATTTTCGCCGACCTGGATTTTTTAGTTTTGAGAATGTGATTGAAGATTCGAATTTTACGTCAAAAACTACCCTCATATTAATTTACGTTTtcataacgtttagcatgatttttgacttCATTATCGAAAAAAAGtgtcttgattcaaacagaaatatgctcaaactTACCCCCCAGAAGAATTTCTTTTGAATCGATAAAGAAAGTAATGCTTGTTCAAAGTAGAAAATATACTTATATAAAAAGTAAAGTCACTTACTTTATTCCAGATTCataataaaatcttcttgatggtatactcaagaatgtttctgcctcaatctagtcatttttttctctaattaaattcaaaaaatatgcTAAACGTAGTTAAATATGGATGCTTGGACTTCGTGAGTTTTCGGACTAACgatctctttttgtgccgtggtattttgatttcttttccGAGAAAAGCTCCGTTGTCTTAATAtattgtcattcttaatatattggagcgccttcaatttcgtatgacactgtgcaacacttccgttgtgaaatagttgcttaaggagccgtggcacgctgcggagCAGCGACCGGCCGGCcagcgcctgcaaacctaagggaatacttcaagcaatgcgcaatgcgtgaagtatccctgttaggtttgtaggcgccagtgcgcgttgtggtaggctctgatatttaaactcgcgaagtcaacgtttttcaactcatgattttgaaatgtttacacccTTCtcatggactattctcattggAATTGAAGGGTTTAAAAATATGgattagaggaaaatataatttatgtTTTGTAAGTATGAAGGTGGttcgattttaatgattttcgaagtactttaatttttttcatttttattttgcgCTTTTATTGTGCTACAGAGTGGTGTACGCGTaaccaaatgctcaaaattaGAAGATTTGACTCTAAAGATTCGACGttcaaatgggttaaaaccaaagattgcatGCCTCtaggttttttcccctcttttattcatttttgtatagttcctttcaacacaactgcggctcattgagattaatgtcgatGATGTCGCTTTTAAAAGGTTTTAAAGATATTTGCctagttttaaaaatgtaattttttttaaaatctagtaattaatattttcatttaacaaaaaaagaaaaaaagtatttttaaggtATATTTCATATCGAAACTTTTAAGGAtataaataaaactaaatattcaccaatgacagtctgaaaagatgaatcaaaggaagagagtaacatttcatttaatacataatttaccataacaacacctccttctctctcaattttttcatttcgataTAGGTTATATAATTTTATATACGTACTAAAATATAACGcctggaccaagtcactgttgcttattttacgtaaCGGTGGGATTTTaggtggacgtaaactactggacaaaccAGGTGCGCGAATAAtcaatcgttgacaaaatgtcctgaaacccacGTTAGAGTGCCTTCATTTCCAcccgatactgtgcaatacttctgaggcagatagttgctcagagcgcctagCCTTTCACGTTTCGCTTCGACTTTatggcagaagatcacgattTTCACTGAAACTGCGTTCTGAATGGTGCACAGTTGCACATTCTCCCATCACTGACTGGGTGGTAATATACATGCATGCCTtaatttgcaacgttgaaagTTTTCAACTTCCTGTTTTATGTGGGTAGCCCGttataacttttaatttttcactcaaGTCTAAGCGTACGCTCTTGATAAGAAGGTAAAAAGAAGTGTGGGTAGAATCCTTCGTGCAAACAAAAGCGAATTGAAAGTAGCCGAGGATCAAAATGGTTGAAAGTTTTGCGTAATTAGAGCAAAACTGCATAACTATTTCCAGTAAGATAGATTCACCatcaaatttggaattttatcgtGAAATCAATCTCTCTTTGACGTATTTATCTCACAATGACTTTTACGATAAAAATCCTTTTTAAAAATCAGTGCGACTTATTACTTATTCATATTGTTGGATTCAATAGTGCAACAATGCAATAATGTAGATTTGCCATGATCCAAGGACTTTTCGAATAATTAGATTTTGTGAAGTCATTTGATTGGAAATACTGTAAGTGTAAGGGTGTGCTAATTCTTGACACCATGAGGAATTATTCCCGCGGCGACTAAAAGTAATTGATGAACAGAAATGGGAGCTCCTTTGAGATTTCCACTCCATTGACTACCGTTCACTTCATTAATCTGCAGTGTTCTTTGAAGAATGAAAGTGAAAGCTCCTGAGATTTTCTGTTCAACCAGTTCGAGGGGAACATGCCCGAAACACAGTTGCTGTTTCAAAAAAGTTGAGTTATTATTTCTTGTATAACTTCTTGTTGTCCATCAAATACTGATTTGTGATAAACAGCCTTTaagggctcggaggacaaggcgcgtaagttcagtttttgaaaaaaaattaagatattaatgatttcaagtaaatctaGTCTTAACACATATTCTGtgcaaaattcgctcccaaattccaatttttaagcattaaaaagtcaacTTGAACTTTCTTCCATTAGGATCTATGTAATTATGAAATTTATAACACAgatctcgaaatagcaaaaacttcacgtttgcgccttgtcctctaagcccctcatttctcatCAGGGATCCAGTCTCAAGGCGGATGAAACCATGGTTTGCTTTATCGGCTTGTATGAGGCCATTTACCTTTTTTCAGAGAGTCATATTTCCGTTAATATCGACTGGAAGAAATTGGACAGTCCTGCTACTACAGCCCCCGTCAGTGATCGAGTAATGCCAGCCTTCCTCtcctcttctctcctctcctcttctctcctctcctctcttctcctctcctctcctctcctttcctctcctctcctctcctctcctctccactcttctcctctcctctcctcgaGAATCAAAACGTACTTTTCCGACACACGCACAACTAACTGACTGATGGTATCATCGTTGTTCCCCCATAATATCTATCTTGGACAGCGTGTCCTAGCTTTCCCACATCAAAAGGCCTTCATGCTTCATCGACGTAATTGATTAAACGGTCACAAAAAGAGTCGCTTTGATCTACGCTACGTGGTGGTTTCTTCTCGTATCCAAGTTTAGGTAGGTTGTCAATAGACGATGCTGAGTAGAAAGGAAGAAAATCACATCAACCATTGCTGAATTTCACCAGaaggttattttttttacaggcgAACCATTttacggatttttttgaaaatttcaaggaatatgcGTTACGTTTTAGAGAAAATCCCCTGAAAATGTTAAAAGAATTTACACTACCGTTCTTCCGTTAAAAATGAGTCATGTAATAACATTTGGAAATGTTTGATATGACTTGATTCCTTTCTCCTTAATTCGGACCTTTTGTTCTTGCATCCCTTGCGGTTAAATATAAGTGATGGTTTTCGATAGGCGTCGACATTTTTGCCACTGAATTTGGTCATTTTGAGTGTGGCATTTAATTGGTCGGAATTTTTGGACGGAGATGAATCCAGGATGCTACTACACGTTGGGCCTTGTAGCGCCCAGGGAGCGTAACCCTCTAGTattgccgtactaaggaaaaaattcgagagttgccaagttttccttgataaaatgcatatttttgacgacattcatgtacatttttctttgaaattttcagacattttagatgaaattgggCACAAaattggctaaaatttttggaaaaaaattaacaattttcccagtaaattgagtttttattgaaggaaacatggcaacgtctgatggttcatacggcgtccttacGTAGTATGGCAGAGTTGTATCAGAAAATAGGATCGGGAAGTAAGGTTTGAAAAATGGAAGGGAACACGGCACCGCTGGACCAAGGAACGAGGATGTTATGGCACGTAACAGCCACTCCAACGCTGTCAAGCAAATCGATTTTAATGAGCTCATCCAGTTTTTCTCGGGAAAGAGCTCCCAGGTTAAGTAACTGCCGAGCAATCTAAGACACATTACGGTTAAGCAATCCTATGTCAGTGAACCCGCTAGTTGTCGCCAAAGACGCAAAGTTTTCGACCTTAGGATTCCTCCTCTTTTCACTCAAAACAATACGCTGTCACTGAATCATCGAACTTAATGTACCGTCAAACATATTTAttcttgaatcaaaaatgaGATTGCTCGAATCACACAGGTTTCTGTTGAATGTAAAGAAACTTTCTTCTTTATTCAGGACAAATTTCTTCTTAGCAGCAAATTAAAGCAAGTTTCTGCTTCAAGCAAGTCACTTCTTTCCTAATATAACTATCACTGCATACTACAAGGTGCTCTTTTGGCAGGGACCAAAAATGAATGTGTGAGTGAATAttctataaaaaagaaaaacaaactaTGTGACCTAAAATAATCGTAGTTGTTCAtgtcattaaaataattaaacaaatgaagaaaattcctaTCGGCACCATTCAAAAACtcagggagaaaaaaataaaaaaagacataGATGCGTATCAACACAAGgcacaaaattaaaatacaatcaTAGAAGAAAGTTACATACTTTCTCTTATCATAGATCAATCACCCATCGAGTCTTCATTCAGTTTTactattagcggctctggtgcttgcactagagctgctattccggacggtcccagctggggagtatcaatgcagcatgttacattgtagagaccgcgcgttggttgatgggaatcggcgccattttcggctatgttccttgtcatgactttattttattgcatactgttttattgttagtcaatgctatgttgtgtattgtatttttggaatcatggtgatacagtcaacaattcaaaacttgtttgtgcttttatctcgtgatggaaaaaatgtactttacgttcaaaatttgaaaatttgaattttaaagttttcgcggttaaggaagctttaaccactgggttggagcttcctagtcatattacttgatatcagctgatagcaaacaaaggttaccagggaaaccgtaaacgtctaacaactatcgtggccattggggcgattattgaaatgatatcgactgtatgtcgccgcttacgacaggacatagccctatcttaactgtgtaatatatcgcaattcgatattgttttgatttttaaaaggagcaattcattcatacagttccgattagttttggcgaacgggcccttaacctacggcactcggctcatgggaattttttaacttgtcctggacggactcgtctgtagcgcctcgttcttcgttgtgtgtgtgatttcgtgaagaagtttctatggcaatttgcttttatttgtgagctgttttttcacgggatttttgaatgttctgtacgaataaattcggtgagtacctcatttatccctccttccagtaaaattatttcaacttttccttctccctcattctggacccactcatgggctgattattttctcattcttgaaactttagactggcaatttctatgcacaatctatagctcattaacctatagttcaagagttcctcactagtgtcttgctcttcttttttatttttaaagcctcaatgtatttatagaatttcaaaaatttagtttttgagttgacttaaaaaatgtagaaaatataatgctgttttaattttcatttcaggtaATGAGTCGACGCAGTCAAAGAATAATTCAGAGGTAAGAAATCTGCTTTTACTCAATATGTAAGTGTTAGTTGATATGCAAAATTGAGGAATGTTTTGGACATCTATACGTTTGATAAGACCATTTTAGGAGTTAATACTTTGAATACCTAATATTTAGTGGTGGCTTAATTTGTTAGTAACCAGAAGTTGTGTGGTCTTCTTGAactgtaatttgtttttcaatgtcCTGGGAAGTAACTGGATGATAATGTATCATTTTACTATCAGAAAATTTGTTTGCCAACTCTTAATGCGATGATAATAAGTAACAAGTTTGCAATGCTTTGCATTTATTATTTCAGTTCATGGCTATTGTTGTTTCACCTTATAACcaattgtttaattttcttgtcaTAATATGGcaaccaataaaaaaattttagcaGAAGCTTTATTAATCTACCTAAGAAACTCTCcattttttgcttgtttcaGAGATACAGCTATAACCAAATGCAGAAACATTCCTGGTTTTGATGAATCCACCCCGATCCAAAACAATACTATATGCATTGAAACATCTGCACAATCGTATGACGCCGAgccaaagaaggaaaagaaaatagaatcgAGTGAAACCTATGCACTgtaagtaaaaatttcagttaattcTATTCTAGTTGCAACCTTGCGTTGTTATCAAGTTTATTGTGTGACTTTAGATGTTCCTCAGAAGGTGGTTTGATCATCTTAATTGCCCATTGGCGGCTTTCCAACTGGCAATACTgcaaattaacaaaatttcacCACTTAAAATGTTGTAGTTTGAGCATTAGTCTTGTGAAACAAAATTACACTTTCCAAAATCTCATTAtgcatatttgtttttttacagacGTGAGTATTATTAAGTTTACTATTATGTTTACTATGCGGCTGTAGGTGCCCCTTAAATTGTGGTTTAAGCATCTTAATTATCTATTGGCTGCTTTCCAACTGTTAATACTGCAAATtgacaaaggaggggtatcgttaagggccttttttgggcctaccctgaaattcctcaactctgcgtttttttggtcattgaaggtctatattttacggaatgcataatggtttggtcatttccgatctattttggggtctaccactggcctaaacatgggtctgaaggccaattttggcgaaaaatgcgggtttttcagcattcAACGCGCTATTGTAACCGATCctttcggaggacaaaaaattccttcaagtatgttcattagggatgtaagagtgtcactttggccaattttcgtcgatgtcaaactttgcgctcatagttaaaaaaaaactttttagaattttgttcAACCCAAGTGGCATACATGTAGTAgaattccaatttatttttaaaacaaccgaTCTTATATTTTCCTCTACACAGGGTGAACGTTGCAAATGATATATCGAACAATGATTCTGATATTACGCATCCAGTAAAtgaagcagaaaattcattcaTCGAAAATCTTGAAACACATCAGTCGAACTCAAAGcctaaaaagaagataaaatcaaAGTCACGTGACTTATCGTAAGTACAAACCTGCAACtttgttttttataaaaataggaataattttaaattaactgtaaaGCTTGGAAtaagtatgcaatttttcccTGCCAGGAAATGTGATAGTTTCAagaatatacaattttttttctctttttttttatttcaacaatggGCAACcttgactttttgccgatggattcgttGGAACTCGGTTTCGGGTGTATCTGAATAGGAGGAAAACGATAAgctgataaaaaatacataaaagaaCAGAAAATACATTCGGAATGCTGTAACCTTTGAGACAGGTACACACCTACATTAAATTGTGCCATGTCGAGGAATTATTTCTACCGGTTTTTGAAAAGAGTTGATCCGTTTTCAGCATTTGCGAACTGAATTAGTTAGTGCTACggagaaaactattttctcttCGCTGCTACGACTCATTGCTCcggagagaaattttttcttttcggagCAATTATAGTCTTAGCAGTGGAGAGAAACTATTTTTCTCTTTGGCACTAACTAATTGCCATGGAAAGGAAACTTTCCTCTCCGGAGCAATTAGTCTGTGGCATTACGCAGCAATTAGGCATACGCATTTCGGAGCTTAGCGAGATTCGCAGGTCAAAAACCGAACGCGAGACTAAAAATAGGGGAGACGGCGCTATGCTTGGAGTATGtctacagttttgcaggcgctttgcACGATCATTTTCTTCACAAAGTTCAATGTTTCGGAAATGTACTTCCGGTAGATGAGGTAGCTTTGTACTGATCCGGTTACAATAATGGAGAACTTTTAGCACTCATGGAAAGGCAATTttcaaggaacgactatgaacacGCTCCTCATTCTAACttgtcgtcgcttggctgacataaaggcgtaacaaCACTCCGCTTGCTACGGTTGCTTGGTTTCTCTCCGCTGCTACGACTCATTGCTCCggagagaaaatttttcttttcggaGCAATTATAGTCTTAGCAGTGGAGAGACTGGagcaaaataaccaaattttcaactctcaaactatcaactatcaactatcaaatttcaaactatcaaaatttccaacaatgacaaaaatgattgtaatatacctataatgtaatgaaatatacacgctctaatcatttaatttgtattacctttatgttatgtacctacatgttatactatttttataataaattttgccaacatgcttttcaattcagtctacaacatttcattccgacgtggcaataatgatttataatgcccctaatccattaaaatgaattacaatagtaatgccgcattataatgtcgtattatacatcgcaacgattcatgtcctactgattattgattattgtaagatgaattctgttttctctgattgtatgtttcatacgtgcgaagcaagtacgggtcactagaaacgtggttcgtacgggtggctgatgaaattgatcttcgaataccttttgatgagctagggaaatggaaccatctgcatctcatgaacaataaatagttgccgtaattaaggtcatcccgtgattaaggtgccgtgatttaagtcataaattcttcatctaattcttgattcatctccaaaatgtctgctaaagctttcatgcgcttctccttgtatgcatgaatgagcaaattgggtatcgaacaagcggacactttttgaaaatttagatgattctggacaatatcgtacagaagtccacgagctgcagatagaaccattacctctagctcatcaaaagttattcgaagatcattcaacaacctctttgacaagttgcaaaaacttttcgttaacaatagtgtcacacggtactaggaatatttactatttaacgaaccttatatttccctgactcagtcctaaattatagaagtatgcgttacttttccagcaatccaaaaaaacaattatacaaaaaaccaatacctacactttcagatataaaaatgcaaattttttgcagcctcgctaaacgacttatcaaccagagattttttaggaagcggacctccaaagagctttcaaaattaaaagtatacaacaagtgataatgccatgtattcgccatatcaaagcccaatacacatttatacaccggctacgtaaatctgctaagttacaaaacatgaatcgacagttgtcggattgtacatcaatgacaaaatgtgtctaggccctcattcttgactacaactactgcccccagagccgctctccgacgccaatgcgttggagcttcctgcttgttttttctttcaaagatagtaatttttcgtatttcttaattaaaattgatttcctctcatttttctttagTTAAATAATTCTCGCTTCATTCGCATTCATTtagatttttcttaaactttatTCCGCGGAGCATGAGTTCCCTTGGGTTAAAATGGGCATGTAATAATGGCGAAGCGTACTGTGCTGTACGTCTTGATAACCTgttatttccttctttctttgaCTCGAAGGAATTTATCCTGAgatggtgattttttttaagagtccatgccctgattttagaaaaaaataggaatatTTTCTAGGAAAACACATCTCTTGGTGTATTTCTCTTAAAGTATCCGTCGTTTGTCCGTTCAAGCTTTTGGCAACAACTGGTACTGCCAAGTGATTTTTTGCCACACTATCAATCTACTATCCACCTTTCTTGCCTTTCCGCCTTGAACTCTTCCACCCGTATCATGATTTTCAGACCGTCGTTGTAACCTGTGTCTCCCTTTAATGTCCGTCGCTCTCTACTTATCGGAGATCACGAAATAGAAATGTAATGTCTCGTCGTGGGATGAACAGCAAATAGCTTTTTCTAAAATTGCCTCGAGTCTCGTGTGAAGACGGCTAAATGACCATCAGAATATCACAGGACATGGTCCCCTTTTTTTATCGGGTACGCTCGTCCTCTGTCCGTTGGCTATACCGTTTGGTGcttgtttttttcattctttggaAGTAAGTCTTGGACCATTCTATCATATATCAAAATTATGCCAGTTGTTATTTTCAAACGAGTCATAGAGTGCATGCCAAACATATGTCCGTATATTTTAACGATTTAGAATTTGATGAAACCTGCAAACAGCTCAGCGCATACAATACATAACttagaaaaaaatactaaaactCGCAATTTTCAAAGGTTCGAGGTCACGCGTCAAATTACTCAATAAaagatgtaaaaaatcaaagatcAGAAATTTAAGGAAGAATTGGAGAGTTAGGGGATGGGGAAAAGCTGAGAGAAAGACGTTACTTCTTAGGTAAAAGATAGTatctgatattttttcttcggtatttgattatttttttttttcatcataaataTACTAACATTTAGAATTTTACGCTTTTGTGCTATTAATTGCACAAGGGTTAAGATGAAACCAACCACTTACATTTACAGTTTTCCACACTAAATAATGTATTCTGATTCAAATATACGTTATCAATCAGTTAATTGATTATCGACATTGATGGAGACATACTCAAGTTTAATTTAAATACATTATTAGATAATTAATTAATCGGTGCTAACATGTGTCGCAACATGCAATGGAATTTATGCATGGAAGAGGAGGGATAAATCACATTACCAATTTAATCTCTGAATGTTTCGAGCATGGAGAGAGAATTCAATTCATTACAACCTTTTCACCTGTGCATCCATAATACGTAATTCACACTCATAACATAATTGCCCTCTATTTTGACCGCTGACTGGTGTAGATTGTCAGATTTCGGGGGAAATGCACTTATTTTGAGGTTTTGGCATATAAATTGACATTTAATTATGATAATACTCATCATTTGGCTATCCCTGAAAATCCCAATCCGGGTCGAATCGACCCGATTATCACCTCTGAGGGAATTATGCTGCCGGTGCCTATGAGCTTTTTAGGTCTACAAATGCATCCTAAAAAGAATCAtacatcaaattaaaaacaagcagtgaactccaacacaatgtgttgataaggcgcgtcattaacacacatatcaacccctttagttttcatttacagagatttcaaagtaggcaagtagcacaacaagagaattcatacgatccaacactgcgaggtcaacgacgccctttgacgagaccgtgtattgtgaatgtagaaagccattcgaacgagtttaagttttttgatctgcccccaggaatatcttatcagattcttaaagaaaagtgctacggaataatttaagcgaagaaaggaaaaattctgtcgaactcctgaaagatacagtcgatttaaaggtattttagggggtaaaatatccaaatcaccggtacctattataaatcccgatatattattgaaaagaaattgactcgatataaatgcaattgcattaaatatgtcttgattttgttattttaaacgtatttccatgcaaagaagttcaaccatgtcgttgctttattcattcatgaattgaaagtaagcaatctacatcccgaaaatctaccgatttgccgtaaaaaattgcagaaacttgatataccaggtcgatgcactcactcgttgaatttaccaaccaatttcgtggtgcaaatatataaaaatcaatatgctatagtcattttgggtgcatttatttttcatgaaacaataataatttcaatcccgaaaaaccatcaattttccgtataaaatcgaaaaaatcgagatgtgtcgactccctgacgtgaaaattagattctacgtgtaaaaatacttacacatggatatgctgaacagaaaccatgtgtggacacagttaggatacat comes from the Bemisia tabaci chromosome 7, PGI_BMITA_v3 genome and includes:
- the LOC109043271 gene encoding uncharacterized protein is translated as MSRRSQRIIQRDTAITKCRNIPGFDESTPIQNNTICIETSAQSYDAEPKKEKKIESSETYALVNVANDISNNDSDITHPVNEAENSFIENLETHQSNSKPKKKIKSKSRDLS